The following DNA comes from Legionella sp. PATHC032.
ATAATTTCGCCAGCGGACATCTCTAACTCCATTGGTTCAGGCAGGTTGTCTTCACCGAATCGTTGGAGTCGCAGATGGAGCACACCAAACTCATCTATTCGTAAGTAAGGATTGCCTTCGATTTTATCCATGAGCAAACCATTGCCCAGCTCTGTATGTTCCGTTGTGTTCATAAGTTCCGCTCCTATCCCTAGAGTCTATTTTCATCATATCCTTGATAACCGAACCTGCCAATAGGTTAAATAATAGTAATTCCATTAGGAAACCATACTATTTTGAACTATCTTATATAGAATGGTAATAATGAGTAGTTCATATGAAAGCAATAGAAGTAGAGCGGTTAATCCAGGGAACATTAATACGGGAAGGTGGAGGTGTTAAGTTACGTCGGTATATAGGTGCTGATAAAACCAATCATTTTGAACCTATACTGCTTTTTGATTATTTTGACAGCTCAGATCCATTGGATTATCTTGCCGGATTTCCGCCTCATCCACATCGCGGATTTGAAACAATTACTTACCTTCTGGAGGGAACCATTACCCATGAAGACAATAAAGGCAACAAAGGAGTAATCAATGCAGGTGGTGTGCAGTGGATGACTGCGGGAAAAGGGATTATTCATTCAGAAATGCCTTCCTCTTCAACGGGTCGCTTGCATGGTTTGCAGTTGTGGTTAAATTTGCCTGCTGCAGAAAAATGGCGAGAACCTCGTTATCAGGAAAAATCATCGGATCAACTACCTATTGAAGTCATGGAATCAGGTGCAACCATCAAAGTGATTGCAGGAA
Coding sequences within:
- a CDS encoding pirin family protein — protein: MKAIEVERLIQGTLIREGGGVKLRRYIGADKTNHFEPILLFDYFDSSDPLDYLAGFPPHPHRGFETITYLLEGTITHEDNKGNKGVINAGGVQWMTAGKGIIHSEMPSSSTGRLHGLQLWLNLPAAEKWREPRYQEKSSDQLPIEVMESGATIKVIAGTIDQGLSSPIVEIATRPLFLDIILPANATIQQTIPDDYQAILFVIEGVVNIGGQQVTAGTLASLTNGERIQMEGKNNQNRNHCLLIAAAKLHEPIVRYGPFVMNTQEEIMQAMHDFRTGHF